From the Bacteroidia bacterium genome, one window contains:
- the nrfD gene encoding polysulfide reductase NrfD, giving the protein MTPVTEKHRHDHWDVERAGTLAVDPHELREPLFEGKPTLTDVTEKVSAVVEGKPTKGWYAAVTLTSALAGWGILTILYTVFTGIGVWGNNQPVGWAWDITNFVFWIGIGHAGTLISAILFLFRQKWRTAINRAAEAMTIFAVICALIFPIIHTGRPWLAVYWLLPLPNQMQMWVNFRSPLLWDVFAVSTYFAVSLMFWYVGLVPDFATLRNRAKNWISKYVFTFLSLGWTGANRHWHRYEKAYLILAGISTPLVLSVHTIVSFDFAVSVIPGWHTTIFPPYFVAGAIFSGFAMVLTLMIIARTLLNLQQFITLKHIENMNKILMATGLMVGYAYGVEFFIAWYSGNPYEKFIFINRAFGPYSWAYWTMVTCNVFIPQLFWFRNIRRNLLITWVVSIFVNIGMWFERFVIIATSLHRDFLPSSWGYFTPTWVDVSIFAGTIGLFLTLFLLFAKYIPVLAISEVKGILPGAQPSHDHH; this is encoded by the coding sequence CGTGGAGCGGGCCGGCACCCTGGCCGTGGATCCGCACGAATTGCGCGAGCCGCTGTTCGAGGGGAAACCCACGCTCACCGACGTGACGGAGAAAGTCTCCGCCGTCGTCGAAGGCAAACCCACGAAGGGGTGGTATGCCGCCGTGACCCTCACCAGTGCGCTTGCCGGCTGGGGCATACTCACCATTCTCTACACGGTGTTCACGGGTATTGGCGTCTGGGGCAACAATCAGCCGGTGGGCTGGGCCTGGGACATCACCAACTTCGTGTTCTGGATCGGTATCGGTCACGCGGGAACGCTGATCTCGGCCATTTTATTCCTTTTCCGCCAGAAATGGAGGACGGCCATCAATCGCGCCGCCGAAGCGATGACAATATTTGCCGTCATCTGCGCATTGATTTTCCCGATCATTCACACCGGTCGTCCATGGCTGGCGGTGTACTGGCTGCTGCCGCTGCCGAATCAGATGCAGATGTGGGTGAATTTCCGCTCGCCGCTGTTGTGGGACGTGTTCGCCGTGTCCACGTATTTCGCGGTATCGCTGATGTTCTGGTACGTCGGCCTCGTGCCGGATTTCGCGACACTGCGGAATCGCGCGAAGAACTGGATTTCGAAGTATGTGTTCACCTTCCTGAGCCTTGGATGGACAGGCGCGAACCGTCATTGGCACCGCTACGAAAAGGCCTACCTGATTCTCGCGGGCATTTCCACACCGCTGGTACTGTCGGTGCACACCATCGTGAGTTTCGACTTTGCGGTGTCGGTGATACCAGGCTGGCACACGACGATCTTCCCGCCGTATTTCGTGGCGGGCGCCATTTTCTCCGGCTTCGCCATGGTGCTGACGTTGATGATCATCGCGCGCACCCTGCTGAACCTGCAGCAGTTCATCACGCTCAAGCACATCGAGAATATGAACAAGATTCTGATGGCGACGGGCCTTATGGTGGGCTATGCCTACGGCGTCGAGTTTTTCATCGCCTGGTACAGCGGCAATCCGTACGAGAAATTCATTTTCATCAACCGCGCCTTCGGGCCGTACAGTTGGGCGTATTGGACGATGGTGACCTGCAACGTCTTTATCCCGCAGCTCTTCTGGTTCCGGAATATCCGTCGCAATCTGCTGATCACCTGGGTGGTGTCGATTTTCGTAAACATCGGCATGTGGTTCGAGCGCTTCGTGATCATCGCCACCTCGCTGCACCGGGATTTTCTGCCGTCGAGTTGGGGCTATTTCACACCGACATGGGTGGACGTCTCCATTTTCGCGGGCACGATCGGGTTGTTTCTCACGCTCTTCCTGCTCTTCGCCAAGTACATCCCCGTGCTGGCGATTTCGGAGGTGAAGGGCATACTTCCCGGTGCGCAACCGTCTCATGACCATCACTGA
- a CDS encoding DUF3341 domain-containing protein yields MSKNAGMIGVFTNPDAVLKAAAEIRRAGYSKFDFHTPYPLHGLDDAMGIKRTILPWISLGAGVAGLGIALHLQWWTGAVDYPLVIGGKPLFAFEPSIPIAFELTILLCAIATVVGMFALNGLPRWFSKWQNDPHFLRSTDDAFVVTIDAEDASYHPERTRSLLDALGAEQIRTVDYVEE; encoded by the coding sequence ATGAGCAAGAACGCAGGCATGATCGGTGTATTCACGAATCCCGACGCCGTACTGAAGGCGGCGGCGGAAATTCGCCGCGCCGGCTACAGCAAATTCGATTTTCACACGCCCTATCCCTTGCACGGGCTGGACGACGCCATGGGCATCAAGCGTACGATATTGCCATGGATATCCCTCGGCGCCGGTGTGGCCGGCCTCGGCATCGCGCTGCATTTGCAGTGGTGGACGGGCGCGGTGGATTATCCCCTGGTGATCGGCGGCAAGCCGCTGTTCGCCTTCGAGCCCTCCATTCCCATTGCCTTCGAGCTGACCATTCTTCTCTGCGCCATCGCGACCGTCGTGGGTATGTTCGCCCTCAACGGCTTGCCGCGCTGGTTCTCGAAATGGCAGAACGACCCGCATTTCCTTCGCAGCACCGACGACGCCTTCGTGGTCACCATTGATGCGGAGGACGCGAGTTATCATCCCGAACGCACCCGCTCGCTGCTTGACGCACTGGGTGCCGAACAGATCCGTACGGTGGACTATGTTGAAGAATAA
- a CDS encoding c-type cytochrome → MLKNKRNLIIAALVVAAAAVSFLVLWAGNDFQAFRSTEPPIQIRYDMYYQSKVGAQQGSEFFADRLAMRGHVPGTVPRDGDIYPYATFEEAEAELRNPLAGRTDLLERGKNRFNVFCATCHSPSGQDTTEVVRKGMPKPPSLAAPNAKNYSDARLFHVISAGQNIMPGYADKLKPEDRWAIVNYVRELQKAPLKYAEAPKPAAADSAKATPTTANTGQAQ, encoded by the coding sequence ATGTTGAAGAATAAACGGAACCTCATCATTGCGGCATTGGTTGTGGCCGCGGCTGCCGTCTCTTTTCTGGTGCTGTGGGCAGGCAACGATTTCCAGGCCTTCCGCTCGACGGAGCCGCCGATTCAGATACGCTACGACATGTACTATCAAAGCAAGGTCGGCGCACAGCAGGGCAGCGAATTTTTTGCCGACCGTCTGGCGATGCGCGGACACGTGCCCGGCACCGTGCCGCGCGACGGAGACATCTACCCGTACGCGACATTTGAGGAAGCGGAGGCGGAACTCCGTAATCCGCTGGCCGGACGCACGGATCTGCTGGAGCGCGGGAAGAACCGTTTCAACGTGTTCTGCGCTACCTGTCATTCGCCGTCGGGGCAGGATACCACCGAGGTCGTGCGCAAGGGCATGCCCAAGCCGCCGAGTCTCGCCGCTCCCAATGCAAAGAATTATTCCGATGCGCGTCTGTTCCATGTGATCAGCGCGGGACAGAACATCATGCCCGGCTATGCCGACAAGCTGAAGCCCGAGGATCGCTGGGCCATCGTCAACTATGTGCGCGAGCTGCAAAAAGCTCCGCTGAAATACGCGGAAGCGCCGAAGCCCGCCGCCGCGGACTCCGCCAAAGCCACACCAACGACTGCGAACACGGGACAGGCACAATGA
- a CDS encoding AbgT family transporter has translation MTAKKFSKGIMNRLLGWIERVGNALPHPATLFAILAGVVILLSWVFSQFGIAVQHPGTGETVRPVNLLSIEGLHRILLTMVTNFTSFAPLGTVFVSMLGIGIAESSGLIGSSLRMLVLSAPRKLLTFVIVFAGIMSNTASEVGYVLLVPLAGVIFVAVGRHPVAGMAAAFAGVSGGYSANLLLGTIDPLLAGLSQEAAHIIDKNYEVNAAANYYFLAVSTFFISIAGTWVTEKLVEPRLGKYSGDAADEDALRPLNSDERRGLRYALIAGLLFVTVIVLGLLPGVGFLLDPKTGDVLTSPFLKGVVAFIFLGAVVLAVAYGIGARTVRNDADVMKGMGKAIETLGVYTVLVFFAAQFVAYFNWTHIGLIVAIEGAQVLKSSGLGPIPLLIAFIIITAIINLVMGSASAKWAIMAPVFIPMFMLLGYSPELVQGAYRVGDSITNIISPMMSYFALIVAFVAKYDAKAGIGTIIATMLPYTVVFGIIWTILFIVWFLLGLPVGPGAGLYYNG, from the coding sequence ATGACCGCGAAAAAATTTTCGAAAGGGATAATGAATCGTTTGCTCGGCTGGATAGAGCGTGTGGGCAATGCCCTGCCGCATCCCGCCACGCTGTTCGCGATACTTGCCGGAGTGGTCATCCTCCTGTCATGGGTGTTCAGTCAGTTCGGCATAGCGGTGCAGCATCCGGGGACCGGGGAAACGGTGCGGCCGGTGAATCTGCTTTCCATCGAGGGTTTACATCGCATCCTTCTGACCATGGTTACGAATTTCACCAGCTTCGCGCCGCTGGGCACGGTATTCGTCTCCATGCTCGGCATCGGCATTGCGGAGAGCAGTGGGCTCATCGGTTCGTCGCTGCGTATGCTGGTGCTTTCCGCGCCGCGCAAGCTGCTGACCTTTGTGATAGTCTTCGCGGGCATCATGTCCAACACGGCGAGCGAGGTGGGCTACGTACTGCTTGTGCCGCTGGCCGGTGTGATTTTCGTCGCGGTGGGACGCCATCCCGTCGCGGGCATGGCCGCCGCGTTCGCGGGCGTGTCGGGTGGTTACAGCGCAAACCTGCTGCTCGGCACCATCGATCCGCTGCTCGCGGGCTTGTCGCAGGAAGCCGCGCACATCATCGACAAGAACTACGAGGTCAACGCCGCGGCCAATTACTACTTCCTCGCCGTCTCCACCTTTTTCATTTCCATCGCCGGTACCTGGGTAACGGAGAAGCTGGTGGAGCCGCGGCTGGGCAAATACTCCGGTGATGCAGCGGATGAGGATGCGCTGCGTCCTCTCAACAGCGACGAACGCAGAGGACTGCGCTATGCCCTCATCGCAGGCCTCCTCTTTGTGACCGTGATTGTGCTGGGTCTTCTTCCCGGTGTGGGCTTTCTGCTCGATCCCAAAACCGGAGACGTGCTGACCTCACCTTTTCTCAAAGGCGTGGTGGCTTTCATTTTTCTCGGCGCGGTGGTGCTGGCCGTGGCCTATGGCATCGGAGCACGCACGGTGCGCAACGACGCGGATGTGATGAAGGGCATGGGCAAAGCCATCGAAACCCTGGGTGTGTACACCGTGCTCGTATTTTTCGCCGCGCAATTCGTCGCGTATTTCAACTGGACCCATATCGGGCTTATTGTCGCGATCGAGGGGGCGCAGGTGCTCAAATCCTCCGGTCTGGGACCCATACCGCTGCTTATCGCCTTTATCATCATTACCGCGATCATCAATCTGGTTATGGGAAGCGCGTCCGCGAAATGGGCCATCATGGCGCCGGTGTTCATCCCCATGTTCATGCTCCTCGGCTACTCGCCCGAACTCGTGCAGGGCGCCTATCGCGTGGGCGACAGCATCACCAATATCATTTCCCCGATGATGTCGTATTTCGCGCTCATCGTGGCCTTTGTCGCGAAGTATGACGCGAAGGCCGGCATAGGCACCATCATAGCGACTATGCTGCCGTACACCGTGGTATTCGGCATCATCTGGACCATTCTCTTTATCGTATGGTTTCTCCTCGGGTTGCCGGTCGGGCCTGGTGCGGGGCTGTATTACAACGGATAA
- a CDS encoding T9SS type A sorting domain-containing protein: MPGGFGSTSHITESVHEMYVDPNGHRAYVAYTRGGLFILDMDTANAANSSIVKRQMYDSDKSGAMNVFSTLTPRFDWRTCHSAWPTDDRNYVFTTDEISPGSSGFAYGDSLQAPILKVWKTSDLDSASTTSLKGNYFVQNGEAAGLINTSMFDTTRPPNSIHQLHTRDGYAYVAHYTQGFRVLDISDPENLIEVAYYNVYDTLTTGNYSDSGNWGQGIYGVFPDAYRQKICYAGGGTDGLSIFKHYHETIADTIYSIKRVNLDGSFTITGDTYITAGTLVNVNNNSTLLFDAGRTLYVDGELWLNTNTFGANSRIVCRDGGKIVICPEAHVTGLHTMIIDSGGVLEVKTQSIVEMQRDGVIKIRGVMDAGLNGSNWARFDKLSSVTSWTGIVFDSIDIALSEQSTLSNLFVHGAKSGITTDHAQPTITNCELSDNDIGITVFSDSPFLSSNRIERNKNAGLLGYYMSTVVHDNRFNNNTNYGALLYHCGNLWTDNRVDSNGTYGVFGNDLYLPFNRYDGGSCDTTQGNSMRWNNAGVHIQHKSAPTFECDNSVHSNIAYDFILRDTSTVIGDGNYPDDVSMNVDVDALSVFSWSNPAGSETVLHKSNSTQTPVVQRQAIDPRYTLAFNQGAASKRLRAYTTAVAKYGEALGYAQRRWEAEQCLTQWQQSFMDATLNKPSNDAICVNPASAKAQYVNTLSAIRSSTAQPPWLRNTATEYLADYHAANRHYPEAVALYNNLAAISTTEPLIARRSHLALVILTHRGLKDWNGAYAIYEDIADLYPGSHEEVHAKIDLGLPLTEADSVTIRTLPGPSNEKARTAEIAEHEYAIDDIYPNPFNPTTSISFSMKDAGRVRLSVHDSRGVELLVLLDEQRTAGRHAVTFDAAHLSSGVYHCRMVAGGVTMSRTMTVVK, from the coding sequence TTGCCCGGCGGCTTCGGCTCTACATCCCATATTACCGAGAGCGTGCATGAGATGTATGTCGATCCTAATGGGCATCGCGCGTATGTCGCGTACACGCGCGGCGGACTGTTCATCCTCGATATGGACACCGCGAATGCGGCGAACAGTAGCATCGTGAAGCGACAAATGTACGACAGCGATAAAAGTGGTGCTATGAACGTGTTTTCGACACTTACTCCGCGCTTCGACTGGCGCACCTGCCACAGCGCCTGGCCTACGGATGATCGGAACTATGTGTTTACAACGGATGAAATATCACCCGGAAGTTCGGGCTTTGCCTATGGCGATTCCCTTCAGGCACCGATACTCAAGGTGTGGAAAACGAGCGACCTCGATTCCGCCTCGACGACTTCACTCAAGGGCAATTACTTCGTACAGAACGGGGAGGCGGCGGGATTGATCAATACATCGATGTTTGATACGACGCGTCCGCCCAATTCCATCCACCAATTGCACACGCGCGACGGATATGCGTATGTGGCTCACTACACGCAGGGCTTTCGCGTACTCGATATCAGCGATCCGGAGAATCTCATCGAGGTGGCGTATTACAATGTCTACGATACGCTCACGACCGGGAATTATTCTGACTCAGGAAACTGGGGCCAGGGCATCTATGGTGTGTTCCCCGATGCCTACCGACAGAAGATCTGCTACGCGGGCGGTGGGACGGACGGCCTGTCCATTTTCAAGCACTATCACGAAACCATCGCTGATACGATATACTCGATCAAGCGCGTGAATCTCGACGGTAGCTTCACCATTACGGGCGACACCTATATCACCGCAGGGACGCTTGTCAATGTCAACAACAATTCCACCCTTCTCTTCGATGCTGGCAGAACGCTGTATGTGGACGGCGAACTTTGGCTCAATACCAACACGTTCGGCGCGAACAGCCGCATTGTCTGTCGGGATGGCGGCAAAATCGTGATCTGTCCGGAGGCACATGTGACCGGCCTGCATACCATGATCATCGACAGCGGCGGCGTACTGGAGGTGAAAACGCAGAGTATCGTGGAGATGCAGCGAGATGGCGTGATAAAAATACGCGGCGTGATGGATGCGGGGCTCAATGGCAGTAACTGGGCCCGTTTTGATAAACTCTCCAGCGTCACCTCATGGACCGGCATCGTCTTCGACAGCATCGACATTGCCCTCTCGGAGCAATCCACGCTCTCGAATCTCTTTGTCCACGGCGCGAAAAGCGGCATCACCACCGATCACGCGCAACCGACCATCACGAATTGCGAACTGTCCGACAATGATATCGGCATCACCGTGTTCAGCGATTCGCCCTTCCTGAGCAGTAACCGTATAGAGCGAAACAAGAACGCCGGCCTGCTCGGCTATTACATGAGCACCGTCGTACACGACAACCGCTTCAACAACAACACGAATTACGGCGCGCTGCTGTATCATTGCGGCAATCTGTGGACGGACAATCGGGTGGATTCGAACGGAACCTATGGAGTCTTCGGCAACGATCTGTATCTGCCGTTCAATCGGTACGATGGCGGGAGTTGCGACACGACGCAGGGCAACAGCATGCGCTGGAACAACGCCGGCGTACATATACAGCACAAATCGGCGCCCACCTTCGAATGCGACAACAGCGTGCATTCCAATATCGCGTATGATTTCATCCTGCGCGACACCTCCACCGTCATCGGCGACGGCAACTATCCCGATGATGTTTCCATGAATGTGGATGTGGACGCGCTGTCGGTATTCAGTTGGTCCAACCCGGCGGGTTCGGAGACAGTGCTCCACAAATCGAACTCCACGCAGACGCCCGTCGTGCAGCGCCAGGCCATTGATCCGAGGTACACGCTTGCGTTCAACCAGGGTGCGGCAAGCAAGCGGCTGCGAGCGTACACAACGGCGGTTGCGAAATATGGTGAAGCGTTGGGGTACGCACAACGACGCTGGGAGGCCGAGCAATGCCTGACGCAATGGCAACAATCCTTCATGGACGCAACGCTCAACAAACCCTCCAACGATGCGATATGCGTCAATCCGGCATCCGCCAAGGCACAGTATGTCAACACCCTGAGCGCCATTCGAAGCTCGACCGCGCAACCGCCGTGGCTGCGCAACACCGCAACGGAGTATCTGGCCGATTATCATGCCGCGAACCGTCACTATCCCGAAGCGGTTGCGCTCTACAACAATCTCGCGGCAATCAGCACGACCGAACCGTTGATCGCGCGCCGCTCGCATCTGGCGCTGGTGATACTCACGCACAGGGGTTTGAAGGATTGGAATGGCGCCTACGCCATCTATGAAGATATCGCGGACCTGTATCCCGGATCGCATGAGGAGGTTCACGCCAAAATCGATCTCGGTCTTCCCCTGACAGAGGCCGATTCGGTCACGATACGCACGCTTCCCGGACCATCAAACGAAAAGGCACGGACGGCGGAGATTGCCGAGCACGAGTACGCGATCGACGATATTTATCCGAACCCATTCAACCCTACGACGAGCATTTCGTTTTCGATGAAGGATGCCGGGCGCGTGCGCCTGTCCGTCCATGACAGCAGAGGTGTTGAACTTCTTGTACTGCTGGACGAGCAACGCACCGCGGGTCGGCATGCCGTTACCTTCGACGCCGCTCATCTGTCTTCCGGAGTCTATCATTGTCGCATGGTGGCGGGTGGTGTGACGATGAGCAGGACGATGACGGTTGTGAAGTAG